In Treponema sp. OMZ 798, the following proteins share a genomic window:
- a CDS encoding Lon protease family protein produces the protein MTDGAAEKLNLDELEFSFPESKIRELKNNGADSTIVGQDRALKAIELGLGIEGEGYNIFVMGAPGTGRRTVISSLLQNYKPNFAKIQDIAYAYNFSRPIEPIALFFPAGEGRLFRKKIKKAIGHIHTQTLALLKSEVFLAEQKKIITQTDNEENLLLMEFESKMLHTGFKVLQIKDENNQSLDLIPIIKGKEISFSELQSKAARKKFSEQELAALREKYYASLDEMSELFSLLRDKRIEMDEKLIKHQKDSVMPIIKDALAPLRKLVDSYTAKYGNPKQIEDNKKILLFLKKAEEDLISRMNIYSAEFKSSRIKKNFFGRYLINLICENNKDKNYVINENLPSFTNLFGTIESHSDSDAPEINGHLRIREGAVHRAFGGYLIVRLHDLLEEDDSWSYLKRVLQSGKIEIQIPPSGNHTPSVFKPEALPANFKIIIIGGEYTYDILYQEDPDFYKLFKVCAEFDSVMQKNDKNIAALIHLTEYLCKEKKALSFDDSGYSRLISYASELAGSRHLLTAQFTKISDLIIEADFNAKQQQKNAICAAVLNDTIEKRHYLHALPEEKFAEMVQLGEILIDVSGSKLAKINGLAVEERGYHSFGVPVSVTAQASPGTGGIINIEREAGLSGEIYDKAHLIITSLLREKFSKDIPLSISASICFEQSYSYIDGDSASCAEFLALISAIGGFEMRQDIAVTGSLNQHGMVQPVGGITEKIEGFFNTCKILGFTGTQGVMIPFSNKNNLFLSKEVREAVKDGKFNIWTIKTIDEGIKLLSGLQEEMYTWMISQRLEEFYKKVNEISLRKN, from the coding sequence ATGACAGACGGTGCTGCAGAAAAATTAAACCTCGATGAACTGGAATTTTCTTTTCCCGAATCGAAGATTAGGGAATTAAAAAATAACGGAGCCGACTCAACCATAGTAGGTCAAGACCGTGCTCTAAAGGCTATTGAACTGGGCCTCGGTATCGAGGGCGAAGGCTATAACATTTTTGTTATGGGTGCGCCCGGAACAGGCCGAAGAACCGTTATATCATCTCTCTTGCAGAATTATAAACCAAATTTTGCAAAAATTCAAGATATAGCCTATGCTTACAACTTTAGCCGCCCGATTGAGCCCATTGCCCTTTTTTTCCCTGCGGGGGAAGGAAGACTGTTCCGCAAAAAGATAAAAAAAGCTATAGGTCATATTCATACTCAGACTCTTGCCCTCTTAAAGTCGGAAGTTTTTTTAGCCGAGCAAAAGAAGATAATTACCCAAACAGATAATGAAGAAAACCTTCTTTTGATGGAATTTGAATCTAAGATGCTGCATACAGGCTTCAAGGTCTTACAGATAAAGGATGAAAACAACCAATCCTTAGACTTAATTCCCATCATAAAGGGAAAAGAAATTTCTTTTAGTGAGCTTCAATCCAAGGCTGCCCGAAAAAAATTCAGCGAACAAGAGCTTGCAGCCTTGCGCGAAAAATACTATGCTTCGCTCGATGAAATGTCCGAGCTCTTTTCTCTTTTGCGGGATAAGCGGATTGAAATGGACGAAAAGCTGATAAAACATCAAAAAGATTCCGTTATGCCGATAATTAAAGATGCACTTGCTCCATTAAGAAAGCTGGTCGATTCCTATACGGCAAAATACGGCAACCCCAAACAAATAGAAGACAATAAAAAGATTCTCCTATTTTTAAAAAAGGCCGAAGAGGATTTAATCAGCAGAATGAATATCTACAGCGCGGAATTTAAGTCTTCGCGGATAAAGAAAAACTTTTTCGGGCGCTACCTTATCAATCTTATTTGTGAAAATAATAAAGATAAAAATTACGTAATAAATGAAAATCTTCCCAGCTTTACGAATTTATTCGGCACTATCGAGTCTCATTCCGATTCGGATGCTCCCGAAATTAACGGGCATTTGCGCATAAGGGAAGGTGCCGTCCACAGGGCCTTCGGCGGCTATCTTATAGTAAGGCTTCACGACTTGCTTGAAGAAGACGACTCTTGGTCCTATTTAAAAAGAGTTTTGCAGTCGGGCAAAATCGAAATACAGATTCCCCCTTCGGGGAACCATACTCCGAGTGTTTTTAAGCCCGAAGCCCTCCCTGCAAATTTTAAGATAATCATAATTGGGGGAGAATACACCTACGATATCCTGTATCAGGAAGACCCCGACTTTTATAAGCTCTTTAAGGTCTGTGCCGAGTTTGATTCGGTAATGCAAAAGAACGATAAAAATATAGCTGCCCTGATTCATTTGACCGAGTACCTTTGTAAAGAAAAAAAAGCTCTCAGCTTCGATGATTCGGGATACAGCCGCCTGATTTCCTATGCTTCAGAGCTTGCAGGTTCCCGGCATCTCCTTACTGCTCAATTTACTAAAATTTCGGATCTCATTATCGAAGCCGATTTTAATGCAAAGCAGCAACAAAAAAATGCCATTTGCGCCGCCGTCTTAAACGACACAATCGAAAAGAGGCACTACCTTCATGCTCTCCCTGAAGAAAAATTTGCAGAGATGGTTCAGCTGGGCGAAATTTTAATAGATGTTTCGGGCTCCAAGCTTGCAAAAATAAACGGCCTCGCCGTAGAGGAAAGGGGATATCATTCTTTCGGTGTGCCCGTTTCGGTTACGGCCCAAGCTTCCCCGGGTACGGGAGGCATCATCAATATAGAAAGGGAAGCCGGCCTTTCGGGCGAAATCTACGATAAGGCCCACCTTATCATAACCTCTCTTTTGCGGGAAAAATTTTCGAAGGATATTCCTCTTTCAATTTCTGCAAGTATTTGTTTTGAGCAATCCTACAGCTACATCGACGGAGACTCCGCTTCTTGCGCCGAATTTTTAGCCCTCATTTCTGCCATCGGAGGCTTTGAGATGAGGCAGGATATAGCCGTTACGGGAAGCTTAAACCAGCACGGCATGGTTCAGCCGGTAGGCGGTATCACCGAAAAGATTGAAGGCTTTTTTAATACCTGTAAAATTTTAGGCTTTACCGGCACTCAAGGCGTTATGATTCCGTTCAGCAATAAAAACAATTTGTTTTTATCCAAGGAAGTCAGAGAAGCCGTAAAGGACGGTAAGTTTAATATTTGGACAATAAAGACGATCGATGAAGGAATAAAACTTTTGTCGGGGCTTCAAGAGGAGATGTACACTTGGATGATTTCTCAAAGGCTTGAAGAGTTTTACAAAAAGGTCAACGAAATTTCTTTGAGGAAAAATTAA
- a CDS encoding bacteriohemerythrin produces the protein MNDFVSWDASYDLNIEQVDKQHRHLVELINDLYRACLGEKGALDETFRHVMKNLVDYVMIHFKDEEKLMEEINYPGIQEHKQHHEDFVREILHSVKDYQNGKQFVANTFVRFLRDWLFNHILISDKEWAKFYFAHKK, from the coding sequence ATGAATGATTTTGTATCATGGGATGCAAGTTATGATTTGAATATTGAACAAGTGGACAAACAGCACAGACACTTAGTTGAGCTTATAAACGATTTATACCGGGCATGTCTAGGCGAAAAAGGAGCCTTAGATGAAACCTTCCGCCATGTAATGAAGAACCTTGTAGATTACGTGATGATTCATTTTAAGGATGAAGAAAAACTAATGGAAGAAATTAACTATCCCGGCATACAAGAACATAAGCAGCACCATGAAGATTTTGTACGGGAAATACTGCATTCCGTAAAAGACTATCAAAACGGAAAACAATTTGTTGCAAATACCTTCGTGCGGTTTTTGCGCGATTGGCTTTTTAACCATATCTTAATTTCAGATAAAGAATGGGCAAAATTTTATTTTGCACATAAAAAATAA
- a CDS encoding helix-hairpin-helix domain-containing protein, whose product MVYTHNIMEFTNEFIEGLSVNEVDIMKRIAEELNIKLAQVSAVISLVNEGCTIPFISRYRKEMHGSLDEVQVRDSDRLFKSYTNLETRRLEIVRGIFAAGKLTDSLYENIMKAGTLTELEDIWLPFKKKKKTRGMLAVERGLQALADLMKELEAAPLEEKAKDFVVTNAETEELNVPTVEDALQGAADIIAEEISQDTENRKAVHDYFIKTGKFEVKGLGDEEAAKTSVYQMYWDYSENLNEIKPHRVLAINRGEREGVLEVKIDVSIEDAISLLQNKYTLNNDYHKEAIADGLVRLLAPAVLREIRSDLADTADEHGINIFSENLKHLLMTRPIKGTRVLGVDPGIRTGTKCAALDETGKYLGSFVMHQHKTDEAKYLVLEAVKKYNVQLIAVGNGTGSHEVQEIVSAVIKESCPDVLFTVVDEDGASVYSAGDVAREEFPDLDLTIRGAISIGRRLQDPLAELVKIDPKSIGVGLYQHDLNQKKLSEELDAVVGSVVNNVGVNLNTASASLLKYVSGVSSSLAKKIVARRESEGIFTDREQLKKVSGMGPKSFEQCAGFLKIPESSNPLDNSWVHPENYETGKLIYDVIHKNEEVSGELRSEIKTKYNIGDQTINDIIEELKKPNRDPREDCPKPIMQQGVLQFEDLKTGMTVKGKIKNVVDFGAFVDLGIKETALLHISEMSDSYISDPLEAVKVGDIVECKIISLDEDRRRISLSRKSGEGNAEGKARLTAKQKSEVKKLVVKTKDGKTLTVKTAAGAPAVQGGKELSERGERSPAARGERSPAHRGDRKVGEPRSRKDDDGTKYNPFAILLQGKK is encoded by the coding sequence ATGGTATATACTCACAATATTATGGAATTTACGAATGAGTTTATTGAAGGTCTCAGTGTAAACGAGGTCGATATTATGAAGCGTATTGCAGAAGAGCTTAACATAAAGCTTGCTCAAGTTTCTGCAGTTATAAGTTTGGTTAATGAAGGCTGTACAATCCCCTTTATTTCGCGTTATAGAAAAGAGATGCACGGCTCTCTTGATGAGGTACAAGTAAGAGATTCAGACCGCCTGTTTAAATCTTATACAAATTTGGAAACCCGCCGTCTTGAAATTGTCCGCGGAATTTTTGCAGCAGGAAAGTTGACCGACTCTCTTTATGAAAATATAATGAAGGCCGGAACCCTTACCGAGCTTGAAGATATTTGGCTTCCCTTTAAAAAGAAAAAGAAAACCCGCGGTATGCTTGCCGTCGAACGAGGTTTGCAAGCCTTGGCCGATTTAATGAAGGAACTTGAAGCCGCTCCTCTTGAAGAAAAGGCTAAGGATTTTGTCGTTACAAATGCAGAAACGGAAGAACTCAATGTTCCCACTGTTGAAGATGCCCTTCAAGGTGCCGCCGATATAATTGCCGAAGAGATTTCCCAAGATACCGAAAACCGCAAAGCCGTTCACGATTATTTTATAAAGACAGGAAAATTTGAGGTTAAGGGATTAGGAGATGAAGAGGCTGCAAAGACATCGGTTTATCAGATGTACTGGGATTATTCCGAAAACTTAAACGAAATTAAACCCCACCGTGTGCTTGCAATTAACCGCGGAGAGAGGGAAGGGGTTTTGGAAGTAAAAATAGATGTAAGCATTGAAGATGCAATTTCTCTTTTACAAAACAAGTACACATTAAATAACGATTACCATAAGGAAGCTATCGCAGACGGTCTTGTGCGCTTACTTGCTCCTGCCGTTTTACGCGAGATAAGAAGCGATCTTGCCGATACCGCTGACGAACACGGTATAAATATTTTCAGCGAAAACCTAAAACATCTTTTGATGACCCGGCCCATCAAGGGTACCAGAGTTCTCGGAGTTGACCCCGGTATAAGGACAGGTACTAAGTGTGCCGCCCTTGACGAAACAGGAAAGTACCTCGGCTCCTTTGTGATGCACCAGCATAAGACAGACGAGGCTAAGTACCTTGTTCTTGAGGCCGTTAAAAAATACAATGTGCAGCTCATCGCTGTCGGGAACGGCACGGGCTCCCACGAGGTGCAGGAAATAGTTTCTGCCGTTATAAAAGAATCTTGTCCCGATGTTTTGTTTACGGTTGTTGATGAAGACGGAGCTTCCGTTTATTCTGCAGGCGATGTTGCCCGCGAAGAGTTTCCGGATTTGGACTTGACGATAAGGGGTGCAATTTCTATCGGAAGAAGATTACAGGACCCGCTTGCCGAGCTTGTAAAAATAGATCCCAAATCCATAGGAGTCGGCTTATACCAGCACGACTTAAACCAAAAAAAATTAAGCGAAGAGCTTGATGCCGTTGTAGGCTCGGTTGTAAACAATGTAGGGGTAAACCTAAATACCGCAAGTGCCTCTTTGTTAAAATACGTTTCGGGCGTAAGCTCCTCCCTTGCAAAAAAGATTGTTGCCCGCCGAGAATCCGAAGGAATCTTTACCGACAGGGAACAATTAAAAAAGGTAAGCGGAATGGGGCCTAAGTCTTTTGAGCAGTGTGCAGGTTTTTTAAAAATCCCTGAAAGCTCCAACCCATTGGACAATTCCTGGGTTCATCCCGAAAACTACGAAACGGGAAAACTCATCTATGATGTAATTCATAAAAATGAAGAAGTATCGGGAGAGCTCCGAAGCGAGATAAAAACCAAGTACAATATCGGAGACCAAACCATAAACGATATTATCGAAGAATTAAAAAAACCTAACCGCGATCCGCGTGAAGATTGCCCCAAGCCCATCATGCAGCAGGGTGTTCTTCAATTTGAAGACTTAAAAACCGGAATGACCGTAAAGGGTAAAATCAAAAATGTGGTCGACTTCGGCGCCTTTGTCGATTTAGGCATTAAGGAAACTGCCCTCTTACACATATCCGAAATGAGCGATTCCTATATCTCCGATCCGCTTGAAGCCGTAAAGGTAGGCGACATTGTAGAGTGTAAAATCATTTCTCTTGATGAAGACCGCCGCCGAATTTCTTTGAGCCGAAAAAGCGGGGAAGGTAATGCCGAAGGAAAGGCCCGTCTTACAGCAAAGCAAAAGAGTGAGGTTAAAAAACTTGTCGTAAAAACCAAGGACGGCAAAACCCTTACCGTCAAAACCGCCGCCGGAGCACCGGCAGTGCAGGGAGGCAAGGAACTTTCCGAAAGAGGAGAAAGAAGTCCCGCAGCAAGGGGTGAAAGGTCTCCTGCCCATCGAGGCGACAGAAAAGTCGGCGAACCCCGCTCCCGCAAGGATGATGACGGAACCAAATACAATCCCTTTGCAATTTTATTGCAGGGTAAGAAGTAA
- a CDS encoding LPS-assembly protein LptD, with the protein MKKALQGVIFILFLFSVNVLASEEKPEKPIKVTINSAELTEYVKVPSAPVTELPDTGSKPKSDELIIFTGFVSISVTDENSVSTITADKIIHNKTRETLTAMGNVVYSRKIGSDEGESFRGDALIFNIQKLEGVFVDGIIEQAPAKKNQDPFRIHTGLAGRNESGAIAFKDALLTTSKEKYPLWSIRASRLWILPGNEMAFFNGFLSVGVVPIMYFPFFYYPADEMIFHPVFGFKNREGAFVQTTTYILGRKPAPKSDEATSFSNFMQSDTIKKQKLEGLFLKKLDEPASDTGGSYLKLIADAYSGLGYLAGIDGKIIPKKGYIKQADFHGLLGFSYTLYPRNSILFTLYGEPGKEKAVNRANLFGKIVPFRYSFNFNMSVTKSPFNVSILFPFISDPFFKSDFMGRSEDMNWFKYFLNKDKLAEAKGQASENFYSWKLDGSINPSFSVLKPWISYMSLESFSGKVNFESKKNESLSGSDSLYAPDRLFYYPKNILPELRAGLGGTIFSTSMLSQRKNRQQTQDIAGIKNPFEEDTVKDKNDKVNNNEEKKDEAPAFSNDLFPVYKIDSVKTNRFLNLISYDLTYKLNGSVFQDIIFNHKDWKKPFDIDWNDFYSAYYKLNGQAKIDSRLSYNQGFLNLSNSIELSGNNQKHTWHKDKAEQDKLQLNNYKLNVYSVNNSNSVKFSPFIFNELFKPTFLEWSISEVLLQNKFKGTVAKPEWETIKAKWDKEYIKTHIASAGFGINLKNYTQLITSSMNLNPLLEAYSFTGNFAFPYGKLNISTRLFEKENNVKKWFWDPLNIGLNFSLPYNISLSQSYVYNIEGKRSDRYAASFSWKYMSAVYAMSYDTPYKLTSGVGWVSLPYKEFIPRSLDINFSNSSQPIELYAWKNRIKLQFSFNSSLNFNLIRVTDSSFSFSPRLVFKIHEFLDISFSAYSRNDVIARYFQDSLNLPIVIPGEKNVFKDLLSSFYFWDERSRLQSGFKLKSLNLDLTHYLKDWLMKFSYSLKPVLRTGGVKKYYELVPTITFFVQWNPIGDVKVQTKKEDNVFSVTSGELK; encoded by the coding sequence ATGAAAAAAGCTTTGCAGGGGGTAATCTTTATTCTTTTTCTCTTTTCGGTAAATGTTTTGGCATCCGAGGAAAAGCCTGAAAAGCCGATAAAGGTTACGATTAACTCTGCAGAGCTTACCGAGTATGTGAAGGTGCCTTCTGCCCCTGTAACAGAATTACCCGATACAGGTTCTAAACCTAAAAGCGATGAGCTCATTATTTTTACCGGCTTTGTTTCAATTTCGGTAACGGATGAAAATTCCGTATCTACTATCACAGCAGATAAAATAATTCACAATAAGACCCGGGAAACCTTGACAGCAATGGGTAATGTTGTTTACAGTCGCAAGATAGGATCCGATGAGGGGGAAAGCTTTAGAGGGGATGCTCTCATTTTTAATATTCAAAAACTTGAGGGTGTCTTTGTTGACGGCATCATAGAGCAGGCTCCTGCAAAAAAAAATCAAGACCCTTTTAGAATTCATACCGGTCTTGCCGGAAGAAATGAAAGCGGTGCCATAGCTTTTAAGGATGCCCTGCTTACGACAAGCAAGGAAAAATATCCCCTGTGGTCTATCAGGGCAAGCCGTCTTTGGATTTTACCCGGAAACGAAATGGCTTTTTTTAACGGTTTTTTGTCGGTCGGTGTTGTGCCTATCATGTACTTTCCGTTTTTTTATTATCCGGCTGACGAGATGATTTTTCATCCGGTCTTCGGTTTTAAAAACAGGGAAGGAGCCTTTGTTCAAACTACTACCTATATTTTGGGCCGCAAACCTGCGCCTAAAAGCGATGAAGCTACTTCGTTTTCAAATTTTATGCAAAGCGATACTATAAAAAAACAAAAACTTGAGGGCTTGTTTTTAAAAAAATTGGATGAACCTGCATCGGATACGGGCGGCTCCTATCTAAAGCTTATAGCAGATGCCTATTCCGGTCTTGGATATTTGGCAGGTATCGACGGAAAAATTATTCCTAAAAAGGGTTATATAAAACAAGCCGATTTTCACGGTCTTTTAGGATTTTCTTATACCTTGTATCCTAGGAACAGTATTTTATTTACCCTGTATGGAGAGCCGGGTAAAGAAAAAGCTGTCAATAGGGCAAACCTTTTCGGTAAAATAGTTCCATTCAGATATAGTTTCAACTTTAACATGAGCGTGACAAAGAGCCCATTCAATGTTTCCATTCTGTTTCCGTTTATTTCGGATCCTTTTTTTAAGAGCGATTTTATGGGAAGAAGCGAAGACATGAATTGGTTTAAGTATTTTTTAAACAAAGATAAGCTGGCTGAAGCTAAAGGGCAGGCAAGTGAAAATTTTTATTCATGGAAGCTTGACGGTTCGATCAATCCTAGTTTTTCCGTATTGAAGCCTTGGATAAGTTATATGTCTCTTGAGTCTTTTTCAGGGAAGGTTAATTTTGAATCAAAGAAAAATGAAAGCCTTAGCGGAAGCGATTCTTTGTATGCTCCGGACAGATTATTTTACTATCCTAAAAATATTTTACCGGAATTAAGAGCCGGCTTGGGCGGTACTATTTTTTCAACATCGATGTTATCTCAAAGAAAGAATAGACAGCAAACACAAGACATAGCAGGCATTAAAAACCCTTTTGAAGAAGATACTGTCAAGGATAAGAACGATAAAGTAAATAATAATGAGGAAAAAAAAGACGAAGCTCCGGCCTTTTCCAATGACCTCTTTCCTGTATATAAAATTGACAGTGTAAAAACAAACCGGTTTTTAAATTTAATAAGTTATGATTTAACCTATAAACTAAACGGTTCCGTCTTTCAAGATATAATTTTTAATCATAAGGATTGGAAAAAGCCTTTTGACATTGACTGGAATGATTTTTATTCAGCCTATTATAAATTAAACGGACAGGCTAAGATCGACAGCCGTCTTTCATATAATCAAGGTTTTTTGAATTTATCCAATTCTATTGAACTTAGCGGTAATAATCAAAAACACACATGGCATAAGGACAAGGCAGAGCAGGATAAGCTCCAATTAAATAATTATAAATTAAATGTTTATAGCGTAAATAATTCAAACAGCGTAAAATTTAGTCCGTTTATTTTTAACGAATTATTTAAACCGACTTTTTTAGAATGGTCTATTTCGGAAGTTCTTCTTCAAAATAAATTTAAGGGAACTGTTGCAAAACCTGAATGGGAAACTATCAAGGCAAAATGGGATAAGGAATATATTAAGACCCATATTGCATCTGCAGGTTTTGGAATTAATTTAAAAAATTATACCCAATTGATTACCTCATCCATGAATTTAAACCCGCTTTTGGAAGCCTATTCCTTTACAGGAAACTTTGCTTTTCCTTACGGTAAACTTAATATTTCTACAAGATTATTTGAAAAAGAAAATAATGTAAAAAAATGGTTTTGGGATCCGCTTAATATCGGCTTAAATTTTTCGTTGCCTTATAATATTTCTCTAAGTCAATCCTATGTTTATAATATTGAAGGAAAGAGAAGTGACAGATATGCCGCTTCTTTTTCATGGAAATATATGTCGGCAGTTTATGCAATGAGTTATGATACTCCGTATAAATTGACTTCGGGAGTAGGATGGGTGTCCTTGCCTTATAAAGAATTTATTCCGAGATCTTTGGATATAAATTTTTCCAACTCATCACAGCCTATTGAATTGTATGCTTGGAAAAATAGAATTAAATTGCAATTTTCATTTAATTCATCTCTTAACTTTAATTTGATAAGAGTAACGGATTCTTCATTTTCGTTTTCACCCCGCCTTGTGTTTAAGATACACGAGTTTTTAGATATAAGTTTTAGTGCATATAGCCGGAATGATGTTATAGCAAGATATTTTCAAGACTCTCTTAATCTGCCGATTGTTATCCCCGGTGAAAAAAATGTTTTTAAGGATCTGCTTTCTTCTTTTTATTTTTGGGATGAAAGATCACGATTGCAGTCAGGATTTAAATTAAAATCTCTTAACCTTGATTTAACTCACTATTTAAAAGATTGGTTAATGAAATTCTCCTATTCGCTAAAGCCGGTGCTCCGTACGGGTGGTGTAAAAAAATATTATGAACTTGTGCCTACTATAACATTTTTTGTGCAATGGAATCCGATAGGAGATGTCAAAGTGCAGACAAAAAAAGAAGACAATGTTTTTTCCGTAACGAGCGGAGAATTAAAATAA